The Girardinichthys multiradiatus isolate DD_20200921_A chromosome 24, DD_fGirMul_XY1, whole genome shotgun sequence genome has a window encoding:
- the LOC124861504 gene encoding protein EFR3 homolog B-like isoform X2: MFHFVLCRNLRLIIFETLENTIEDRGPVEEEERRKRMQVVERFQTAPSEEIAALCGSRGAEVNLTSDLRPETRWDRKQTAQHRKTI; encoded by the exons ATGTTTCACTTTGTGCTCTGCAGAAACCTCAGACTGATCATCTTTGAGACGCTGGAGAACACCATTG AGGATAGAGGAcctgtggaggaggaggaaaggaggaagaggatgcAGGTGGTGGAGAGGTTTCAGACGGCTCCTTCTGAGGAAATAGCAGCTCTCTGTGGATCCAGG GGAGCTGAGGTGaacctgacctctgacctccgACCTGAAACACGGTGGGACAGGAAACAGACTGCTCAACACAGAAAGACCATTTAA
- the LOC124861504 gene encoding protein EFR3 homolog B-like isoform X1, translating to MSPVLILRNLRLIIFETLENTIEDRGPVEEEERRKRMQVVERFQTAPSEEIAALCGSRVISWYQNLNLNMNLFGRSWSDWNLCEQTDVQF from the exons ATGAGTCCAGTTCTGATCCTCAG AAACCTCAGACTGATCATCTTTGAGACGCTGGAGAACACCATTG AGGATAGAGGAcctgtggaggaggaggaaaggaggaagaggatgcAGGTGGTGGAGAGGTTTCAGACGGCTCCTTCTGAGGAAATAGCAGCTCTCTGTGGATCCAGG GTCATCAGTTGGTACCAGAACCTCAATCTAAACATGAACCTTTTTGGAAGATCTTGGTCAGACTGGAATCTTTGTGAACAAACAGATGTACAGTTCTAG